One region of Phragmites australis chromosome 18, lpPhrAust1.1, whole genome shotgun sequence genomic DNA includes:
- the LOC133898914 gene encoding glycosyltransferase family 92 protein Os08g0121900-like isoform X2, translating into MAISAKERKLSRLGSCKGGAVGGGGGSPAARGHRASAAAGPQQRLFAALFAFLCAGVVVLGGVHVIGASFRPVLRTAWPSATLNAISSDAGKQQAGGGAGSVLPSVQIRHAVALPDQVLLILRDGSVLPAPDQFECLYSPFNSSELRRLPLSAASLSDGPSLVHCPAGPSGVAVSLSLSLSPPAAPLQWDRLVYTALIDSRDNTTVVFAKGMNLRPGRLGVASRYECVFGRDLSKPKHVLTSPVISAAQEIFRCVTPARIRRYLRMTTDANNNGGSDDKPMLASIRTKGRGSSTLPSIAQPEPLPRYNRHRRQKAHSMCVCTMLRNQARFLREWIVYHSHIGVQRWFIYDNNSDDGLEQVLNTMDPSRYNVTRYLWPWIKSQEAGFAHCALRARESCEWVGFIDIDEFLHFPANQTLQDVLRNYSNRPRIGELRTACHSFGPSGRTKIPKKGVTTSYTCRLAAPERHKSIIRPDTLNPSLINVVHHFHLKEGVRYVNIGQGVMLINHYKYQVWEVFKDKFSGRVATYVADWQDEENVGSRDRAPGLGTKPVEPEDWPRRFCEVFDTGLKDFVHKVFTDPDTGSLPW; encoded by the exons ATGGCGATATCAGCGAAGGAGAGGAAGCTGAGCAGGCTCGGGAGTTGCAAAGGTGGTGCGGTAGGAGGCGGCGGGGGTTCCCCTGCCGCGAGGGGTCACcgggcgtcggcggcggcggggccgcAGCAGCGGCTGTTCGCGGCGCTCTTCGCGTTCCTGTGCGCCGGCGTGGTCGTCCTCGGCGGCGTGCACGTCATTGGAG CATCGTTCCGGCCGGTGCTCAGGACGGCTTGGCCGTCGGCCACCCTGAACGCCATCTCGTCTGATGCCGGAAAGCAGCAAGCTGGCGGCGGTGCCGGCAGCGTGCTGCCGTCCGTCCAAATCAGGCACGCAGTTGCCTTGCCGGACCAGGTTCTCCTAATCCTCAGGGACGGATCGGTGCTGCCAGCTCCTGACCAGTTCGAGTGCCTGTACTCCCCTTTCAACTCCTCGGAGCTCCGCCGCCTGCCCCTCTCGGCCGCCTCCTTGTCGGATGGACCCAGCCTCGTCCATTGCCCTGCCGGGCCGTCTGGTGTGGCTGTATCGCTTTCACTGTCCCTGTCACCTCCGGCGGCGCCGCTGCAATGGGACCGGCTGGTGTACACCGCACTTATTGACAGCCGGGACAACACCACCGTTGTGTTCGCCAAGGGGATGAACCTCCGGCCAGGACGTTTGGGTGTGGCGTCGCGGTATGAGTGCGTCTTTGGCCGGGACCTGTCGAAGCCGAAGCATGTGCTCACCTCCCCTGTGATTTCTGCTGCACAGGAGATATTCCGGTGTGTGACACCAGCTCGTATTCGCCGGTACCTCAGGATGACAACTGATGCCAACAACAATGGAGGCAGTGATGACAAGCCTATGTTGGCCTCAATCAGGACCAAGGGCCGGGGGAGCTCCACGCTTCCCTCAATCGCCCAACCTGAGCCACTCCCTCGGTATAACAGGCATCGCCGGCAAAAGGCACACTCAATGTGTGTATGCACTATGCTGCGCAACCAAGCACGGTTCCTCCGAGAATGGATCGTCTACCACTCACATATTGGCGTGCAGCGATGgttcatctacgacaacaacagTGACGATGGCCTTGAGCAGGTCCTCAATACCATGGATCCATCAAGGTACAATGTGACGCGCTATCTGTGGCCATGGATTAAGTCTCAGGAGGCTGGATTTGCACATTGTGCTCTCAGGGCCCGGGAGAGCTGTGAGTGGGTAGGGTTCATCGACATTGACGAGTTCTTGCACTTCCCTGCCAACCAGACTCTACAAGATGTCCTCCGGAACTACTCAAACAGGCCGCGGATCGGTGAGCTCAGGACTGCATGCCACAGCTTTGGTCCATCAGGTCGAACTAAAATTCCCAAGAAAGGCGTTACAACAAGCTACACCTGCCGGCTGGCTGCGCCGGAGCGCCACAAGTCAATTATCAGGCCGGACACACTAAACCCATCACTCATCAATGTGGTGCACCACTTCCATCTGAAAGAAGGGGTGAGGTATGTGAACATTGGTCAGGGAGTGATGCTGATCAACCACTACAAGTACCAAGTCTGGGAGGTGTTCAAGGATAAATTCTCTGGACGAGTCGCGACCTATGTTGCTGATTGGCAGGATGAGGAGAATGTTGGATCCAGGGACAGGGCACCAGGGCTAGGGACCAAGCCGGTGGAACCGGAGGATTGGCCACGTCGGTTCTGTGAAGTATTCGATACTGGTCTTAAAGATTTTGTGCATAAAGTATTCACAGATCCAGACACTGGAAGTCTTCCATGGTAA
- the LOC133898914 gene encoding glycosyltransferase family 92 protein Os08g0121900-like isoform X1, with product MAISAKERKLSRLGSCKGGAVGGGGGSPAARGHRASAAAGPQQRLFAALFAFLCAGVVVLGGVHVIGGADVLVSDAASFRPVLRTAWPSATLNAISSDAGKQQAGGGAGSVLPSVQIRHAVALPDQVLLILRDGSVLPAPDQFECLYSPFNSSELRRLPLSAASLSDGPSLVHCPAGPSGVAVSLSLSLSPPAAPLQWDRLVYTALIDSRDNTTVVFAKGMNLRPGRLGVASRYECVFGRDLSKPKHVLTSPVISAAQEIFRCVTPARIRRYLRMTTDANNNGGSDDKPMLASIRTKGRGSSTLPSIAQPEPLPRYNRHRRQKAHSMCVCTMLRNQARFLREWIVYHSHIGVQRWFIYDNNSDDGLEQVLNTMDPSRYNVTRYLWPWIKSQEAGFAHCALRARESCEWVGFIDIDEFLHFPANQTLQDVLRNYSNRPRIGELRTACHSFGPSGRTKIPKKGVTTSYTCRLAAPERHKSIIRPDTLNPSLINVVHHFHLKEGVRYVNIGQGVMLINHYKYQVWEVFKDKFSGRVATYVADWQDEENVGSRDRAPGLGTKPVEPEDWPRRFCEVFDTGLKDFVHKVFTDPDTGSLPW from the exons ATGGCGATATCAGCGAAGGAGAGGAAGCTGAGCAGGCTCGGGAGTTGCAAAGGTGGTGCGGTAGGAGGCGGCGGGGGTTCCCCTGCCGCGAGGGGTCACcgggcgtcggcggcggcggggccgcAGCAGCGGCTGTTCGCGGCGCTCTTCGCGTTCCTGTGCGCCGGCGTGGTCGTCCTCGGCGGCGTGCACGTCATTGGAG GTGCTGATGTTCTTGTCTCTGACGCAGCATCGTTCCGGCCGGTGCTCAGGACGGCTTGGCCGTCGGCCACCCTGAACGCCATCTCGTCTGATGCCGGAAAGCAGCAAGCTGGCGGCGGTGCCGGCAGCGTGCTGCCGTCCGTCCAAATCAGGCACGCAGTTGCCTTGCCGGACCAGGTTCTCCTAATCCTCAGGGACGGATCGGTGCTGCCAGCTCCTGACCAGTTCGAGTGCCTGTACTCCCCTTTCAACTCCTCGGAGCTCCGCCGCCTGCCCCTCTCGGCCGCCTCCTTGTCGGATGGACCCAGCCTCGTCCATTGCCCTGCCGGGCCGTCTGGTGTGGCTGTATCGCTTTCACTGTCCCTGTCACCTCCGGCGGCGCCGCTGCAATGGGACCGGCTGGTGTACACCGCACTTATTGACAGCCGGGACAACACCACCGTTGTGTTCGCCAAGGGGATGAACCTCCGGCCAGGACGTTTGGGTGTGGCGTCGCGGTATGAGTGCGTCTTTGGCCGGGACCTGTCGAAGCCGAAGCATGTGCTCACCTCCCCTGTGATTTCTGCTGCACAGGAGATATTCCGGTGTGTGACACCAGCTCGTATTCGCCGGTACCTCAGGATGACAACTGATGCCAACAACAATGGAGGCAGTGATGACAAGCCTATGTTGGCCTCAATCAGGACCAAGGGCCGGGGGAGCTCCACGCTTCCCTCAATCGCCCAACCTGAGCCACTCCCTCGGTATAACAGGCATCGCCGGCAAAAGGCACACTCAATGTGTGTATGCACTATGCTGCGCAACCAAGCACGGTTCCTCCGAGAATGGATCGTCTACCACTCACATATTGGCGTGCAGCGATGgttcatctacgacaacaacagTGACGATGGCCTTGAGCAGGTCCTCAATACCATGGATCCATCAAGGTACAATGTGACGCGCTATCTGTGGCCATGGATTAAGTCTCAGGAGGCTGGATTTGCACATTGTGCTCTCAGGGCCCGGGAGAGCTGTGAGTGGGTAGGGTTCATCGACATTGACGAGTTCTTGCACTTCCCTGCCAACCAGACTCTACAAGATGTCCTCCGGAACTACTCAAACAGGCCGCGGATCGGTGAGCTCAGGACTGCATGCCACAGCTTTGGTCCATCAGGTCGAACTAAAATTCCCAAGAAAGGCGTTACAACAAGCTACACCTGCCGGCTGGCTGCGCCGGAGCGCCACAAGTCAATTATCAGGCCGGACACACTAAACCCATCACTCATCAATGTGGTGCACCACTTCCATCTGAAAGAAGGGGTGAGGTATGTGAACATTGGTCAGGGAGTGATGCTGATCAACCACTACAAGTACCAAGTCTGGGAGGTGTTCAAGGATAAATTCTCTGGACGAGTCGCGACCTATGTTGCTGATTGGCAGGATGAGGAGAATGTTGGATCCAGGGACAGGGCACCAGGGCTAGGGACCAAGCCGGTGGAACCGGAGGATTGGCCACGTCGGTTCTGTGAAGTATTCGATACTGGTCTTAAAGATTTTGTGCATAAAGTATTCACAGATCCAGACACTGGAAGTCTTCCATGGTAA